The sequence below is a genomic window from Coffea arabica cultivar ET-39 chromosome 8e, Coffea Arabica ET-39 HiFi, whole genome shotgun sequence.
AACAATTTGAGCCCTTTAAGATCACAAATAGATTTATGTCCTGCCTTTGTGCTTCAAGATCATGCAAAGCATCAATTGCAAAAGCTTACTATTGCGTGCCAACTAGAAAATAGTTTTAGAGAAAACAGGAAAGGTTCAAGAAGTTTCActtgaaggaaagaaaatatcCAAGGAAAAACAGAAAACTGCAAAGGCATGTGTACATTCATAACACACAAATATCCAAGGAAAAGAGCAAACTGTGAAGGCATGTGTACATTCATAACACAAACAACGTGATCACATAGGACAACATAGCAAACTCGCCAAATTAAACTAATTGTGACTCACATTAAATTGACTTGAAATTGAAGGAAACCTTAGCACAAGATAAAATCTACACGCCCTATGAGTAAAGAAAGTATTGatccagaaaaaagaaaacaagagagaagctTGGTAACAAGTCCCCTTTCCTTTgacaaggggaaaaagaaaaacttagtTTAACGAGCTTACCAAGCCCCATCTTTCGGTGATCTTGCCTCAAATTCCAACTTTGATACATCTGGAACCTCTTCATCTGCTTTCACAAGCCTTCGGTCAAAATCTTTGGAAAAGTACAAACTCATTCTAGCTAGTTGCTGAATAAAGTAATGAtaaaatttttgacaaataatGATTGAATTTTTTAACATGATTTGTTAATAAATAGCAGGACTGCAAGTTGGCAAATCAATACGCAAGCTACTAAAAGACGATTTCACTTACAGCACTAAAAGGCAAAGGACTTTGAAAGATGATAACCACAAAGACAATACATGCTGTTGAAGGAACAAGACCACCCTAGCACTTTACAAGCAAGACAACTGAAAAATACAATCAAATCAGAATTTGTCCTCAAATACCTCTGTACCTGATAAACTTCTATATACCTGAGTTCTATACCTAAAAATTAGACAAGGAAGGGGTACCCAGCTTGACTTGTAAAGGCTTAGGGAACTCGATCTTATCCAACAACATAAAAATTCTGTGGATCTACTGAGATCCCCACTTACTCCCTATTCAGCCAAATGGATGTCTAACTTTGCATTTAGCACCATGCAAAAATCACTTTCACTTTCTTCAATAAAAAGCAATAAGTAAAAAGAGTGGTAACTATTTTCTCAATTTTACCATTGAGCACTTGCTTCCCAACTTTCTCCATTTATTAAATTCAATTCATAAATCAATCCATGTGTTTCCCACTTCTTATTTAAGCTTCACACATTATTGTTATCCAAGTCCATTTTATAGCAGTGCCGACTCTAGCTAGGACATCCATTTGGAATAAAGGAGTGAAATACAAGTTATCAGCTTTAAAGCTCTCTCACATTTGTTAGAATATAGTTATTACTTGTTTTACATTGTTAAAATCTATAAGCTAATTGAATATAATAGCTCGCAAAGTTGCATCATACAAGACAGAAAAAATTTTAGTTCATCAACCTGTAACCACGAAATTTATCCTCTTATCAGGCCAACCAGATCTAAAGGTGACTTTTTGAGAGAATAAGGTAGTAGGAAAGTACTTGCATGTGGAATAAATATATTAACCATAAAATCGTGCTTAAATCTCTGGAAATTTGGGTTGGGATTGATCCATGCGCAAACCCTGTTTGTCTATATCCCCACACAAAAGCACGGCATATTTATAAGAAGCACCTTTTGGCATCTGGGAATTCTCACTCTTCTTGATCAAAGCGCCAGCTTCTGGAGAAGGAGTTAATTTTCTTGCTGCATCAGCTGAAGCATCTTCAGAGAGGTAATTTTGCTGCCTTTTCTGAAACCAATTATGGACCTAAATACACATCCAGTGACATAAGTATTGTTAATATTCACATCAAACGTTATCAGCTTGACCACTAGCCTGTCTGGAAAGAAGCCAGAGCAAGAGTACCTCAATCCACTTTACAACAGGTTTTCCTGCACGACCTTTAGAACGGCTGCAATTTTAGCATGTCAAAGGAAGGAGTAACCATTcaataagaaattcatcaaattgatcTTTTCCAACAATTAAAAAGCACAAAAAGTTCCAAGATTACTTGAAAAGCCCTGCCAGCTTCTTACAAAAATCCCGGTCAAAAGATCGGTCCGCTGCATCTTTAAGGAAATGCTCCATTCTTTCACTCTAAATACATCATTTAACATTACAAAGAATCACGTAAGACAACTCTTGCCAGAATAGCATGAGGAAATGAAACATAAAAGTGATAATTAACAATGTTAATGCCAAGTCTTTCACACCACAAAAAAGGGAATGGTAGTAATGTTGGATAGCAAACTTTTTGAAACAACAAAAGTCCACAAGCACTCATTTTCTCAGGCAGAAATCTAGAAACCTGAGAGATTACGACAGGCCTACTAAAGTCATTAGAAAAGAAGAACCACACAAAATCCCCTAATCTACAAACAATCGCATTAGCTTGTTTCCTGATCATCTGGCAATTTTACATGTTTATGACAGCAAGGTAGCAAATTTGGCAAGTATCACACTAGAATCATGCCATGGAATCTTATTCACAACAGAATCTCTGTAGGCCCAACTTCAAGGGATGCTATTCAACAAAGTGGTATTCTTACCTCAAACTGACTGACTGGGGACAAATCTGCTGTAATCTAACAGTACATGACCAATTTCACAGCtgagaaagaaattgaaaacaCATGACATATACAAACAGTCTTTACTGGATTCCTCTACAAAGAAAGGAACACACAGACTACATATTCATTCTTGTAACTTGATACTCAAATAAATctaaacaaacaacaaaaataaatagCCACATTAGTTTCGTAAGGAAAATTTTCATGATTCTTTTCCCCTTCCTTTCAATGGATCACCTGTTGGCATGAACAGCCTTTAGATTAATGAGGTACTAAAAAAGTTAACAAACTTTTAAACTActtaaaatttctccaatgagAGACTACAAAAAAGTTGCACATTTTTCGCATAACATGTAATTGCATAGAAGCAAAATCCATAAATGCAGAGTAAACTAATATTCTAATCAAGGTAATAAGCAGATTAACAACTGATCAAACATCAGGGCAGGGGTCAATACATTTCAGCAATCAATCATGCTTTCTTCAGAAAAATAAACATCTACACAAATAAATATACACAAACTCAGGCCTCATAAACAAAAATGGAGCTAACTACATAAAACTAGATGATTATCAGAACCTTTTAATGCAAGCCCAGATGAGAAAAACTCAAGATTTTTGGAAAAAGTTTTAGGGGGAAAAAAGGACCTCATCTTTTGTGAACCCAGAAAAGGGTGTTCTTTGCCTAGGACGAAGATCCATGGAAGCAAGTTGTTCCTTCCAGTCAACAGCTGAAAGATTTTACTAGTAGTGATTAAATTTGTAGTTGAAGCTAACAAATGGCCAAAACCCTAGCCCCCAAAAAAGCTGCATTTGTTGAGAATGAGAGAAGCTTGTTTGCAGGTTCTTTGTACTCAATATGCCACGGGAAATTGGGTTTTGTCCTTTGGGCGCCTTTACAAACATTCATTCATTTCTGAttgtttatttttcattttctctttctATTAACCAATGGTCAATAAAC
It includes:
- the LOC113705053 gene encoding protein SAWADEE HOMEODOMAIN HOMOLOG 1-like yields the protein MDLRPRQRTPFSGFTKDESERMEHFLKDAADRSFDRDFCKKLAGLFNRSKGRAGKPVVKWIEVHNWFQKRQQNYLSEDASADAARKLTPSPEAGALIKKSENSQMPKDEEVPDVSKLEFEARSPKDGAWYDIETFLAHRMLDSGEGEVRVRYVGFGPEEDEWVNVIKSVRERSVSLEHSECHKVRVGDIVLCFQERKDVARYYEAEVVGIERRLHDIRGCRCLFTIRYTHDKIEEKVRLRRLCFRPSILGVSGKP